CGATAGTTCAGTAAAAAAAGTAAGCCATTTCTCTGGGTTCACCAATTTAACGCGAAATGTCAGTTCAACCAGTTGCAATTTTTTTATCCGTTTTTCAAGTAAGCACTCGTCAACTAAGTGCCTATCGAAAACAGAGCGATAAGCGGCTTCCGGGTTCTGGTCAGGTGAAAAACAGAATTCCAGACGAAATTCGTTATTGTTCCCAAATTGCTGATGCCAATTGTAAATACCAAGGATAATGATACCGATAAGAAAGGTAGCTAAAATCGCGACAGACACATTTCCCACCCCGACTGCCATACCGACAACTAACGCATAGCAAACAAAACCGATATCGCGCGGGTCCTGGATAGCGGTCCGAAATCGAATGATAGACAGGGCACCGACTAAACTAAACGCAAGCGTAATGCTATCACCGATGACTACCATTACTACTGAAATCAGTATGCACAGAATGATGAGTGTGTCAGTAAAGGATTGTTGCGGGGTCTTGGTGTGAGTTAACTGGTAGATATTAACAATGAAAACACCCAGAGCAAACGCACACAACAATTTAAAAGTATTAGTCCAGAGTGTTTCAAGCGATATCAGGACTAAAAAGTCAAACAATATATTCTCCCGAGAACTATCTACTAACAGGAGGGTATTTTTCAGAAAGATAATGTCTTCTGAATTTCTGACAGGTTTATTACTTCCGGATAAGCATTTTGCGAGTAGCTGTGAATTCGCCTGCAGTGAGCGTATAGAAATAAACGCCACTTGCGACAGATTCACCCACCCCATTCCGACCATCCCAATAGACTGCGCGGGATTTGCTGCGATATACTCCCGCTTGCACTTGCCCTAACTCCAAGTTCCGAACAAGTTTTCCATCGGCAGAATGGATAGAGACACAAACCTCTGTCGGTTTCGACAACTGGTAGGGTATCCACGTCTCAGGATTGAAGGGATTCGGATAGTTCGCTAACAAAGCCGTTTCTTTCGGCAACGCCACTGACATAGACAGAACCGATAGGAGCCGCTCCAGAAAAGTAATCCCCTTTCGTATCCGAGGATCCCCTGCATCAAGGTGCTTGGCAAGCTCTATCCACCGC
The DNA window shown above is from Candidatus Poribacteria bacterium and carries:
- a CDS encoding DUF4956 domain-containing protein, which gives rise to MFDFLVLISLETLWTNTFKLLCAFALGVFIVNIYQLTHTKTPQQSFTDTLIILCILISVVMVVIGDSITLAFSLVGALSIIRFRTAIQDPRDIGFVCYALVVGMAVGVGNVSVAILATFLIGIIILGIYNWHQQFGNNNEFRLEFCFSPDQNPEAAYRSVFDRHLVDECLLEKRIKKLQLVELTFRVKLVNPEKWLTFFTELSSTENITDVKMDKV